From the Bacillota bacterium genome, one window contains:
- the secG gene encoding preprotein translocase subunit SecG has product MLKSIVMGLHALIALGLIAVILLQSGKSAGLSGAIAGGAETFFGKKKGLDQFFGKVTIVLAVVFGLLSIILTVWN; this is encoded by the coding sequence TTGCTCAAAAGCATCGTAATGGGCCTGCACGCCCTGATCGCCCTCGGGCTGATCGCCGTAATCCTCTTGCAGTCCGGTAAGAGCGCCGGCCTTTCCGGGGCCATCGCCGGAGGCGCCGAGACCTTTTTTGGCAAAAAGAAGGGTTTGGACCAGTTCTTTGGCAAAGTAACCATTGTTTTGGCTGTTGTTTTCGGTCTTTTGTCCATCATCCTGACCGTGTGGAACTAA